One part of the Desulfonema ishimotonii genome encodes these proteins:
- a CDS encoding PAS domain S-box protein, producing the protein MNALPDAEKPEQKIRQLEQEVNALRRSNAALRQSEKRYRFAMEAANEGLWDWNLKTNEVYFTPRYYTMLGYRPYEMPPAFTTWKNLLHPGDRETTLGVLNDYLAQKRKTFEVEFRIKTKSGEWRWILGKGKIVEWDDAGKPVRLIGVHADIHRHKQQEARINQLNTVLHTMREVSHLILREKDRKQMIQGICDTLIHTCGYQSVWIALLNSDTKLTKAAECGLGENFLKIFNQLKRGRLMDCAREARKNGRAVLSDHSSEKCRECPVGKNYSESTSAIIPLRYGETDYGLICLSFPGGFKLDERERELMENMAGDIAFCLYSFDREEERQRTEAALRRYEAIISNVRDSIALVDRNYIYRIINPTLIDFLKRFEKLSDMSLDTVAGRSMPDVLERELFEVHLKPQIDRCFAGESVPHQLWSYGSGNDGVFMDRGYYPVVENDGTISGVIISSRDITELKRTEASLVRRTCELRERIKELNCLVGISVLLEKSDISTDKFFDTVVRFIRSAFQYPEITCVCIRLADGRKFLTDYFKETPWGLATDIIVRQEYIGCIEVFYSERKWPAGEVPFLPEEQVLLFSISERLGKVLDRKHAEKALQESEARYRAMFENMSSGVAVYKAVDSGRNFVFVDFNKASERMDQIRRENVIGKRLTDVFRGVKEFGLLRILERVWVTGRPEEQPLRYYADDRISGWRRGFVYKLASGEIVTLYTDETRQKEAELALQESEKRFRDLVESSPVGIAILQSRKLVYQNPAQRRLKVIDQRAIFPDFDHIYPDDVEKVKRLYGRFVSYELQNLETDFRFYPLDREIATSAPMWINCRISRITFRGEEALLLNMIDVTRAREMEKLIRVQDKMTSLGRVTAGIAHEIRNPLSGINIYLDALEQLLGEYDFPEGTRRILDKIQSASAKIESIIKRVMDFSRPGEPRFARINLRQPVEDAIHLTAVTLEKSGIDLRQNITPDLPMCNADRQMIEQVMLNLINNAMEAVKEACDDKIIQISAFKENGNVCVSVSDSGPGVPAGTVNNIFDPFYSTKQRGTGIGLSLCHRIITDHGGTLRVTPSQWGGAEFTLKIPVKRKLK; encoded by the coding sequence ATGAACGCACTACCCGACGCTGAAAAACCGGAACAGAAAATTCGCCAGCTCGAACAGGAAGTCAATGCGCTCCGGCGTTCAAACGCGGCCCTCCGGCAGAGTGAAAAACGATACCGTTTTGCAATGGAGGCCGCAAACGAAGGACTGTGGGACTGGAATCTCAAAACAAATGAGGTCTATTTTACCCCCCGGTATTACACCATGCTCGGCTACCGGCCCTACGAGATGCCCCCGGCTTTTACGACCTGGAAAAATCTGCTGCATCCGGGCGACCGGGAAACCACCCTCGGCGTCCTGAATGACTATCTTGCGCAAAAACGGAAGACGTTTGAAGTTGAGTTCCGCATAAAAACCAAATCCGGGGAATGGCGCTGGATTCTGGGAAAGGGGAAAATCGTTGAATGGGATGACGCCGGAAAACCGGTCAGGCTGATCGGAGTCCATGCCGATATCCACCGGCATAAGCAGCAGGAGGCCCGGATAAACCAACTCAACACGGTGTTGCATACCATGCGGGAGGTCAGTCACCTCATTCTCCGTGAAAAAGACCGAAAACAGATGATCCAGGGGATATGTGACACCCTGATACACACCTGCGGCTATCAGAGCGTCTGGATCGCCCTGCTGAACTCCGATACAAAACTGACCAAAGCTGCGGAATGCGGTCTGGGGGAAAATTTTCTGAAAATTTTCAATCAGCTAAAGCGGGGCAGACTGATGGACTGTGCCAGGGAAGCCAGAAAAAATGGCAGAGCCGTGCTGTCCGACCACTCGTCGGAAAAGTGCCGGGAATGCCCTGTGGGGAAAAACTATTCGGAAAGCACATCCGCAATCATCCCACTTCGTTACGGTGAAACGGATTACGGTCTTATCTGCCTCTCTTTTCCGGGCGGTTTCAAATTGGACGAAAGGGAGCGGGAACTGATGGAGAATATGGCCGGTGACATTGCATTCTGCCTTTACAGCTTTGACCGGGAGGAAGAACGGCAGAGAACAGAGGCGGCGCTTCGCCGGTATGAGGCTATCATCTCCAATGTCCGGGATTCCATCGCCCTGGTTGACAGAAATTACATTTACCGGATTATCAATCCCACCCTGATCGATTTTCTGAAGCGGTTTGAAAAATTATCAGACATGTCTCTTGATACCGTTGCGGGGCGCTCGATGCCGGACGTACTGGAGCGGGAACTCTTTGAAGTGCATCTGAAACCGCAGATTGACCGGTGTTTTGCCGGGGAAAGTGTTCCCCATCAGCTATGGTCTTACGGTTCCGGCAATGACGGGGTTTTCATGGACAGGGGATACTATCCGGTCGTTGAAAACGACGGCACGATATCGGGCGTGATCATCAGTTCCCGGGACATTACAGAACTGAAACGGACCGAAGCGTCTCTGGTCAGGCGGACCTGTGAGCTGAGAGAGCGAATCAAGGAGCTGAACTGTCTGGTCGGCATTTCTGTTCTTCTGGAAAAATCGGACATATCAACCGATAAATTTTTCGATACGGTTGTCCGGTTTATCCGCTCCGCATTTCAATACCCTGAAATCACATGCGTCTGTATCCGGCTGGCAGATGGCCGGAAGTTTCTGACGGATTATTTCAAAGAGACGCCCTGGGGGCTGGCCACCGATATCATTGTGAGGCAGGAATATATCGGCTGTATTGAGGTCTTTTATTCTGAAAGGAAGTGGCCCGCAGGCGAGGTGCCGTTTCTTCCGGAAGAACAGGTGCTGCTTTTTTCCATTTCGGAAAGGCTGGGGAAAGTCCTGGACCGGAAGCACGCCGAAAAGGCCCTGCAGGAAAGTGAAGCCCGTTACCGGGCCATGTTTGAGAACATGAGCAGCGGCGTTGCCGTTTACAAAGCTGTGGACAGCGGCAGAAATTTTGTATTTGTCGATTTCAACAAAGCCAGCGAACGCATGGACCAGATTCGGCGTGAGAATGTCATTGGCAAGCGGCTTACGGATGTTTTCAGGGGGGTGAAGGAATTTGGCCTGCTCAGAATACTGGAGCGGGTCTGGGTTACCGGCAGGCCGGAAGAACAGCCGCTCCGCTATTATGCGGATGACCGGATCAGCGGATGGCGCCGGGGGTTTGTCTATAAGCTGGCCAGCGGTGAGATTGTGACGCTTTACACCGATGAAACCCGGCAAAAAGAGGCGGAGCTGGCCCTGCAGGAAAGTGAAAAGCGTTTCCGGGATCTGGTGGAGAGTTCGCCGGTCGGCATCGCCATTCTTCAGAGCCGGAAGCTGGTCTATCAGAATCCGGCCCAGAGGCGGCTGAAGGTTATTGACCAGCGGGCCATATTCCCTGACTTCGATCACATCTATCCAGACGATGTCGAAAAGGTGAAGCGGCTTTACGGACGCTTTGTTTCATATGAACTGCAGAATCTTGAGACCGATTTCCGCTTCTATCCCCTGGACAGGGAAATCGCCACCTCCGCGCCGATGTGGATCAATTGCCGGATCAGCCGGATCACATTCCGGGGGGAGGAGGCCCTCCTGCTGAACATGATTGATGTGACCCGTGCCAGGGAAATGGAAAAGCTGATCCGGGTTCAGGACAAGATGACCTCCCTGGGGCGTGTGACAGCGGGCATTGCCCATGAGATCCGGAATCCGCTGTCGGGGATCAATATCTATCTGGACGCGCTGGAGCAGCTTCTGGGTGAGTACGATTTTCCCGAAGGAACCCGCCGGATTCTCGATAAAATTCAATCCGCCTCCGCCAAAATCGAATCCATTATCAAGCGGGTGATGGATTTTTCACGGCCCGGTGAACCCCGGTTTGCCCGGATCAACCTCCGGCAGCCCGTTGAAGATGCCATTCACCTGACGGCCGTGACATTGGAGAAAAGCGGTATTGATCTCCGGCAAAATATCACCCCTGATCTTCCCATGTGCAACGCGGACCGGCAGATGATCGAACAGGTCATGCTGAACCTGATCAATAACGCAATGGAGGCGGTAAAAGAGGCCTGCGACGATAAGATTATACAAATTTCAGCATTTAAGGAGAACGGAAATGTATGTGTTTCCGTCTCGGATTCGGGTCCGGGGGTACCTGCGGGGACCGTGAACAATATCTTTGATCCGTTTTACAGCACAAAGCAGCGGGGGACCGGCATCGGCCTCAGCCTGTGCCACCGGATTATCACCGACCACGGCGGCACACTGCGCGTGACGCCCAGCCAATGGGGCGGCGCTGAATTCACACTGAAAATTCCTGTGAAGAGGAAGCTCAAATGA
- a CDS encoding sigma-54-dependent transcriptional regulator: MITYTIWIVDDEESIRDGISMALKGTYHIGGFGDAESALECIRDEPPDLILLDIGLPGMDGIEALRHIRKIHGELPVIVITAYEDVQTVISAMKLGAYDYIVKPIIMAGLRATLNNALQSVRLKKEVRALQEQYIRENMPCFVGESCSIRDVMAFISRVARSPDTPILILGETGTGKELIAHSVHYRSPNFKGPFVTVNCAAIPENLIESELFGYEKGAFSGASATGKKGLIEEAEGGTLFLDEVGDLNPDAQAKLLRFLEQGEYYRVGGTRTLKVRTRVISATNRNLEKMMETGAFRQDLYFRLSVIKVQIPSLNERKDDILPIAKQFIYEFNRKFDKSYTGLTPNAEKALIGHNWVGNIRELRNCIERGILVGEGNVVRIRDIGLEVHLKPENADTDTKKDVFFPPLTEDGIDMPGLQEKMEKFYIREALRITGGNESKAAKLLNLKPHTFRYRRGKLSS; this comes from the coding sequence ATGATTACATATACCATTTGGATCGTAGACGATGAAGAATCCATCAGAGACGGAATATCCATGGCGCTTAAGGGGACGTACCATATCGGGGGATTCGGTGATGCCGAATCCGCTCTGGAATGTATCCGGGACGAACCGCCCGACCTGATTCTGCTGGACATCGGCCTGCCCGGTATGGACGGCATTGAAGCCCTCCGGCACATCAGAAAAATACATGGGGAACTCCCGGTGATCGTCATTACCGCCTATGAGGATGTCCAGACGGTTATCTCCGCCATGAAGCTGGGGGCGTACGACTACATCGTCAAGCCGATCATCATGGCCGGCCTGCGGGCCACCCTTAACAATGCCCTTCAGAGTGTGCGTCTGAAAAAGGAGGTCCGCGCCCTTCAGGAACAGTATATCCGGGAGAACATGCCCTGCTTTGTGGGTGAAAGCTGCTCCATCCGGGACGTCATGGCGTTTATCAGCCGGGTGGCCCGGAGTCCGGATACGCCGATTCTGATTCTGGGAGAGACCGGAACGGGAAAAGAGCTGATTGCCCATTCCGTCCACTACAGAAGCCCCAATTTCAAGGGCCCGTTTGTGACCGTCAACTGCGCGGCCATTCCTGAAAATCTGATTGAAAGCGAGCTGTTCGGCTATGAAAAAGGGGCGTTCAGCGGGGCCAGCGCCACCGGAAAAAAAGGGCTGATTGAAGAGGCCGAGGGCGGAACCCTCTTCCTTGACGAGGTGGGGGATCTCAACCCGGATGCCCAGGCCAAGCTGCTGCGGTTTCTGGAGCAGGGAGAGTATTACCGGGTGGGCGGAACCCGGACGCTGAAAGTCCGGACCCGCGTTATCTCCGCAACCAACCGGAATCTGGAAAAGATGATGGAAACCGGGGCATTCCGGCAGGATCTCTATTTCCGCCTGAGCGTTATCAAGGTCCAGATTCCCTCTCTCAACGAGCGCAAAGACGATATCCTCCCCATTGCCAAGCAATTTATTTACGAATTCAACCGGAAATTTGACAAATCCTATACCGGCCTGACGCCCAATGCGGAAAAGGCCCTGATCGGACACAACTGGGTCGGCAATATCCGTGAACTGCGAAATTGTATTGAACGGGGAATCCTCGTCGGGGAAGGGAACGTGGTGAGAATCCGGGATATCGGCCTTGAAGTCCATCTGAAGCCTGAGAATGCTGACACAGATACGAAAAAGGACGTCTTTTTTCCACCGCTCACTGAAGATGGCATTGATATGCCCGGTCTTCAGGAAAAAATGGAAAAATTTTACATTCGGGAGGCCCTCAGAATTACCGGTGGCAATGAAAGCAAAGCCGCCAAGCTGCTGAATCTGAAACCGCACACATTCCGGTATCGGCGCGGCAAACTGAGTTCATAA
- a CDS encoding response regulator — MEVFEKLRNMTTLLIDDDEWIRDSLCIFFNAKGCLLDAVETAEEGVRALRNRFYDILIVDYCLPGMDGLEFLIRIRDSHPDTLKLMISAYGSHDIFTQATEAGVDYIIEKPFDISKIRVSLGQMIETP; from the coding sequence TTGGAAGTATTTGAAAAGCTTAGAAATATGACAACACTCCTCATTGACGATGATGAATGGATACGGGACTCTCTGTGTATATTTTTCAATGCCAAAGGGTGCCTGCTGGATGCGGTTGAAACCGCAGAAGAAGGCGTCCGGGCGCTGAGAAACCGATTTTACGATATACTGATCGTGGATTATTGTCTGCCAGGAATGGATGGCCTTGAATTTCTCATAAGAATCCGGGACTCCCACCCGGACACCCTGAAACTGATGATCTCTGCCTATGGCAGCCACGACATATTCACCCAGGCAACGGAAGCCGGAGTAGATTATATTATTGAAAAACCCTTTGATATTTCAAAAATCAGGGTTTCTCTGGGCCAAATGATCGAAACGCCATAA
- a CDS encoding cold-shock protein, giving the protein MMMIGRVKWFNKDKGYGFIETETYQHVFVHYTCIENGCGIQGLQENEQVMIDEIRRSVQGLQATQVRRVKMRA; this is encoded by the coding sequence ATGATGATGATCGGCAGGGTAAAATGGTTTAATAAAGATAAGGGATACGGTTTTATTGAAACAGAAACTTATCAGCATGTTTTTGTCCATTACACATGTATTGAAAACGGATGCGGCATTCAGGGCCTGCAGGAAAATGAACAGGTAATGATAGACGAAATCCGCAGATCTGTACAGGGGCTTCAGGCGACACAGGTGCGTCGGGTAAAGATGCGAGCATAA
- a CDS encoding FAD-dependent oxidoreductase, with product MEDPRVGGQNTKATEAQFMAQLKAAFEQLPNEIPIYMFISKGGDDIFAQTNRQIIRAFRDLSAKITFREFYTDHDLAKKWEISHSPTLLIAPERYSIRWIGAPMGEEGRTFLETLLLVGSGSGHLSEESKKIIQRIDSPRNVKVFVSPTCPYCPQEALNGVQAAIENPEMVSLEIVDIQASPDLANQYGAHSVPQAFANDVQIGMGAQSQEIFCASLLKLEAQTVFIPEVDAELVENDVVIVGGGPAGLTAGIYAVRSGLTAAIIERDALGGQVATTPIVENYTGFTQVGGKNLVDIMVSHALQYTQIFQGEDVLEIVPGENPGDPIVVQTSRRKFRTRAVLLATGATHRHLGVPGETRLSGKGVSYCSTCDGPLFVGKKVIMAGGGNSAVTEALHLHHMGVEVTLVHRRDKLRAQDVLVKSLKDAGVPILWNTEIREIQGENSVEKVVLFNTQTGETATLATDGVFIAIGYTPAVTLAEKAGVEITPDGYIRHERHRTNIPGIYSAGDVEGGYKQIVTAAGQGAEASMVLFEDLINPYWQKKEKG from the coding sequence ATGGAAGATCCGAGAGTGGGTGGACAGAATACGAAAGCAACTGAAGCGCAATTTATGGCACAACTGAAAGCTGCGTTTGAACAGCTTCCCAACGAGATCCCCATTTACATGTTCATCAGCAAGGGCGGAGATGACATCTTTGCACAGACCAACCGGCAGATTATCCGGGCTTTCCGGGATCTGTCCGCCAAAATCACGTTCCGCGAATTCTATACAGATCACGACCTGGCAAAAAAATGGGAGATCTCCCATTCGCCAACCCTGCTGATCGCCCCTGAACGCTATTCCATCCGGTGGATCGGTGCGCCCATGGGCGAGGAGGGGCGGACGTTCCTGGAAACCCTGCTTCTGGTGGGCAGTGGCTCAGGCCATCTCAGCGAGGAGTCGAAAAAGATCATTCAGAGAATTGATTCCCCCCGCAACGTGAAGGTGTTTGTCAGCCCCACCTGCCCCTATTGCCCCCAGGAGGCGCTGAACGGCGTACAGGCCGCCATTGAGAATCCCGAAATGGTGTCGCTGGAGATCGTCGATATTCAGGCCAGCCCCGATCTGGCAAACCAATACGGCGCACACAGCGTGCCCCAGGCATTTGCCAATGACGTGCAGATCGGCATGGGGGCGCAGTCGCAGGAAATTTTCTGCGCCTCGCTTCTGAAGCTGGAGGCCCAGACAGTTTTTATCCCGGAAGTGGACGCTGAGCTGGTGGAAAATGACGTGGTGATTGTGGGCGGCGGCCCTGCCGGGCTGACCGCCGGAATTTACGCAGTCCGCAGCGGACTGACAGCCGCCATTATCGAGCGGGATGCCCTGGGCGGTCAGGTGGCCACCACGCCCATTGTGGAGAACTACACCGGTTTTACCCAGGTGGGTGGCAAAAATCTGGTGGATATCATGGTGAGCCACGCCCTTCAGTACACTCAGATTTTCCAGGGCGAGGATGTGCTGGAGATCGTGCCCGGCGAAAATCCCGGCGACCCCATAGTGGTACAGACCAGCCGCCGCAAATTCCGCACCCGCGCCGTGCTTCTGGCGACCGGAGCCACGCACCGGCATCTGGGCGTTCCGGGTGAGACGCGGCTTTCCGGCAAAGGGGTCAGCTATTGCAGCACCTGTGACGGGCCGCTCTTTGTGGGCAAAAAGGTGATCATGGCGGGCGGCGGCAACAGTGCCGTCACCGAGGCGCTTCACCTGCATCACATGGGCGTGGAGGTGACCCTGGTTCACCGGCGGGACAAACTGAGGGCACAGGATGTTCTGGTGAAAAGCCTGAAAGACGCGGGTGTGCCAATCCTTTGGAACACAGAGATTCGGGAGATTCAGGGGGAAAATTCAGTGGAAAAGGTGGTACTTTTCAACACTCAGACCGGTGAAACCGCCACACTTGCCACTGACGGCGTTTTTATCGCCATCGGCTATACCCCCGCCGTGACGCTGGCAGAGAAGGCCGGTGTGGAAATTACCCCTGACGGCTATATCCGGCACGAACGGCATCGCACCAATATTCCCGGCATCTATTCCGCCGGTGATGTGGAGGGCGGGTATAAACAGATTGTCACTGCCGCAGGACAGGGGGCTGAGGCCTCTATGGTGCTGTTTGAAGACCTGATCAATCCGTACTGGCAGAAAAAGGAAAAGGGGTAA
- a CDS encoding patatin-like phospholipase family protein → MSQNLVFRAGRKAYISIKQNGLSADAVKVVAGAAGGPKFLVLSGLDRILFTSWFAGRTEPLFLLGASIGTWRFAAAARNHPADAMTSFRSAYIRQRYSDRPTPAEITRGSEKILSGFLGKTGASEVLNHPYLRLNILAVRSGRAVSSLRQIPMTLGLLGAALANVADRRLLRFFFGRTLFHDPRTRPPFWGMNEFPVQKVRLDAANLRKALLASGSIPLVMDGVGDIPGAQAGIYRDGGVIDYHLNLPFMPGKEGIVLYPHYTDRIIPGWLDKTLRWRRPSPRYMENVLMVAPSQRFVENLPHRKIPDRSDFYRFRGHDAERMLYWKQVVRVSRQLADEFLDTVETGAIRERVVPIC, encoded by the coding sequence ATGTCCCAGAATCTGGTTTTCCGCGCTGGCAGAAAAGCGTATATTTCAATAAAACAGAACGGTTTATCCGCCGATGCGGTAAAGGTTGTGGCCGGGGCCGCAGGCGGCCCGAAATTTCTGGTGCTGTCCGGTCTGGACAGGATTTTATTTACCTCCTGGTTTGCCGGACGGACCGAGCCGCTGTTTCTGCTCGGCGCTTCCATCGGTACATGGCGGTTTGCCGCGGCCGCCCGGAATCATCCGGCGGATGCCATGACATCTTTCCGGTCCGCCTATATCCGGCAGCGCTATTCAGACAGGCCGACGCCTGCGGAAATTACCCGTGGCAGTGAAAAAATCCTGTCCGGTTTCCTAGGGAAGACCGGCGCTTCCGAGGTGCTGAATCACCCGTACCTGCGCCTGAATATTCTGGCGGTCCGTTCCGGTCGGGCTGTGAGCAGTTTACGTCAGATCCCCATGACCCTGGGGCTTCTGGGGGCGGCCCTGGCCAATGTGGCAGACCGGCGTCTGCTGCGCTTCTTTTTCGGGAGAACGCTGTTTCACGATCCCAGAACACGCCCGCCTTTTTGGGGAATGAACGAATTCCCGGTTCAGAAAGTGCGGCTGGACGCAGCCAACCTCAGAAAAGCCCTGCTGGCATCCGGTTCAATCCCTCTGGTGATGGACGGGGTAGGCGATATCCCCGGCGCACAGGCCGGGATTTACCGCGATGGCGGGGTAATCGACTATCACCTCAACCTGCCGTTCATGCCGGGCAAAGAGGGAATTGTACTCTATCCCCATTACACGGATCGTATTATTCCCGGGTGGCTGGATAAAACACTCCGATGGCGGCGGCCCAGTCCCCGGTATATGGAAAATGTGCTGATGGTCGCCCCGTCACAGCGCTTTGTTGAAAATCTGCCGCACCGGAAGATCCCGGACCGCAGCGATTTCTACAGGTTCCGCGGTCATGATGCGGAGCGGATGCTGTACTGGAAGCAGGTGGTGCGGGTCAGCCGACAGCTTGCCGACGAATTTCTCGATACTGTTGAAACCGGCGCAATACGGGAACGGGTTGTGCCGATTTGCTGA